One stretch of Brachyhypopomus gauderio isolate BG-103 chromosome 10, BGAUD_0.2, whole genome shotgun sequence DNA includes these proteins:
- the ripk4 gene encoding receptor-interacting serine/threonine-protein kinase 4 isoform X2: MEAAKFRYILPVYGICSDPLGLVMEYMETGSLEMLLASEPLPWELRFRIIHETAVGMNFLHCMNPPLLHLDLKPANILLDAHYHVKISDFGLARWNGFARNDDMSRDGFCGTIAYLPPERIIEKERVSDTKHDVYSFSIVIWGILTQKKPYQGENNILHIMVKVVKGLRPDLSAVPRSRPQACSGFMGLMQKCWNCSPEARPSFQEITSEAEELCSKPNDESRVSVSDSDCSPCLAPLSSEQSKEQKAVRPKSAMLPEKDYTLSELLSQIDSGISRSFDNIKEGGLESKDNTSKRLSGISSVDSAFSSQGSLTLSVENENSAIESSELQKKKLCEAIRTEDIAKLMKILQPQDVELLLDGGSTLLHYAVGLANEEAVKFLLLNNCSPNQPDSRGATPLHVATENRMKSVVEILLSRRSTNVNAKDEDQYTPLHFAVQNGDEGLTRLLLDRSASINEVDAQGRTPTHVACQHGQENVVRVLLSRGADVHVRGKDDWTALHLAAWKGHVGIVRLLVKQAGADVDGQTADGRTPLHLASQRGQYRVARILVELGADVHVTSAGLLTPLHAAAETGHTSTSRLLLKHGADGESRTALGCTPLHLAARRGHLATVRMLLEEGGDQRSADCSLRTPCHLAAEGGHCDVLKELLRRWPEVASAQDEGGLTPLHLAVRGGYTDAICLLLSRGTDGPPLSPASPGPEPTSPAPVPMSPAPGGPHRKVVILKLTEQEGREPPQDTANSPCPSAPC; this comes from the exons ATGGAGGCGGCGAAGTTCCGCTACATCCTGCCTGTGTATGGGATCTGCAGTGACCCTCTGGGCTTGGTGATGGAGTACATGGAGACGGGCTCCCTGGAGATGCTGCTGGCTTCCGAGCCTTTGCCATGGGAGCTGCGTTTCCGCATCATCCACGAGACGGCAGTGGGCATGAACTTCTTGCACTGCATGAATCCTCCTCTGCTCCACCTGGACCTGAAGCCTGCCAACATTCTTCTGGATGCCCACTACCACGTCAAA ATCTCAGACTTCGGCCTGGCCAGGTGGAACGGCTTTGCCAGGAACGACGATATGAGTCGCGACGGCTTCTGTGGTACAATTGCGTACCTCCCTCCTGAGAGAATCATAGAGAAGGAACGGGTGTCTGACACCAAGCACGACGTGTACAG CTTTTCGATTGTTATCTGGGGGATTCTCACACAAAAGAAACCGTATCAAG gtGAGAACAATATTCTGCACATCATGGTGAAGGTGGTGAAGGGCCTGCGTCCGGATCTGAGCGCCGTGCCCCGTAGCCGACCCCAGGCCTGCTCCGGCTTCATGGGCCTCATGCAGAAGTGCTGGAACTGCTCTCCAGAGGCCCGGCCCAGCTTCCAGG AGATTACATCTGAGGCTGAGGAACTGTGTTCCAAACCCAATGATGAGTCCAGAGTGTCAGTGTCTGACTCAGACTGCTCCCCGTGCCTGGCTCCTCTGAGCTCCGAACAG TCCAAGGAACAGAAGGCGGTGCGTCCGAAGTCGGCCATGCTGCCGGAGAAGGACTACACGCTGTCCGAGCTCTTGAGTCAGATCGACTCCGGCATCTCTCGTAGCTTCGACAACATCAAAGAGGGAGGTCTGGAGAGCAAGGACAACACCAGCAAGAGGCTGTCGGGCATCTCCTCCGTGGACTCGGCCTTCTCCTCGCAAGGCTCCCTTACGCTGTCGGTCGAAAATGAGAACTCCGCTATCG AGTCAAGTGAGCTGCAGAAGAAGAAACTGTGTGAAGCCATCCGCACCGAGGACATCGCTAAACTAATGAAGATACTTCAGCCACAGGATGTTGAATTGCTCCTGGATGGCGGCAGTACCCTGCTTCACTACGCAGTGGGGCTGGCCAATGAGGAAGCAGTGAAGTTCCTCCTGCTCAATAATTGTAGCCCGAACCAGCCGGACTCGCGCGGGGCCACACCCCTGCACGTGGCCACCGAGAACCGCATGAAGAGCGTGGTGGAGATCCTCCTGAGCCGCAGGAGCACCAACGTGAACGCGAAGGACGAGGACCAGTACACGCCGCTCCACTTTGCCGTGCAGAACGGCGACGAGGGTCTGACCCGCCTGCTCCTGGACCGCTCGGCCTCCATAAACGAGGTGGACGCGCAGGGCCGCACGCCCACGCACGTGGCCTGCCAGCACGGCCAGGAGAACGTGGTGCGCGTGCTCCTGAGCCGGGGCGCCGACGTGCACGTGCGCGGGAAGGACGACTGGACGGCGCTGCACCTGGCCGCCTGGAAAGGTCACGTGGGCATCGTCAGGCTGCTGGTGAAGCAGGCGGGGGCGGACGTGGACGGGCAGACGGCGGACGGGCGCACGCCGCTTCACCTGGCCTCGCAGCGGGGCCAGTACCGCGTGGCCCGCATCCTGGTGGAACTGGGCGCCGACGTGCACGTGACCTCGGCCGGGCTGCTCACGCCGCTGCACGCCGCGGCCGAGACGGGCCACACCAGCACGTCGCGGCTGCTGCTCAAGCACGGGGCGGACGGCGAGAGCCGCACGGCGCTGGGATGCACCCCGCTGCACCTCGCCGCCCGCCGCGGACATCTGGCCACCGTCAGGATGCTCCTGGAAGAGGGGGGCGACCAGCGCAGTGCCGACTGCTCCCTGCGCACGCCCTGCCACCTAGCGGCCGAGGGCGGCCACTGCGACGTCCTGAAGGAGCTCTTGCGGAGGTGGCCGGAGGTGGCCAGCGCTCAGGACGAGGGCGGCCTCACGCCGCTCCACCTGGCGGTGCGCGGGGGCTACACGGACGCCATCTGCCTGCTGCTGAGCCGCGGTACAGACGGCCCGCCGCTTTCGCCCGCGAGCCCCGGCCCAGAGCCTACGAGCCCCGCCCCTGTTCCCATGAGCCCTGCCCCTGGGGGGCCCCACAGGAAAGTCGTCATCCTGAAACTGACAGAGCAGGAGGGCCGCGAGCCCCCGCAGGACACCGCAAACTCGCCGTGTCCGTCTGCTCCCTGCTGA
- the ripk4 gene encoding receptor-interacting serine/threonine-protein kinase 4 isoform X1 has product MDVQENSPGVMGLLKTFDSSEFENWEKIGSGGFGQVYKVRHVQWKTCLAIKCPPSLHVDDKERSELLEEANKMEAAKFRYILPVYGICSDPLGLVMEYMETGSLEMLLASEPLPWELRFRIIHETAVGMNFLHCMNPPLLHLDLKPANILLDAHYHVKISDFGLARWNGFARNDDMSRDGFCGTIAYLPPERIIEKERVSDTKHDVYSFSIVIWGILTQKKPYQGENNILHIMVKVVKGLRPDLSAVPRSRPQACSGFMGLMQKCWNCSPEARPSFQEITSEAEELCSKPNDESRVSVSDSDCSPCLAPLSSEQSKEQKAVRPKSAMLPEKDYTLSELLSQIDSGISRSFDNIKEGGLESKDNTSKRLSGISSVDSAFSSQGSLTLSVENENSAIESSELQKKKLCEAIRTEDIAKLMKILQPQDVELLLDGGSTLLHYAVGLANEEAVKFLLLNNCSPNQPDSRGATPLHVATENRMKSVVEILLSRRSTNVNAKDEDQYTPLHFAVQNGDEGLTRLLLDRSASINEVDAQGRTPTHVACQHGQENVVRVLLSRGADVHVRGKDDWTALHLAAWKGHVGIVRLLVKQAGADVDGQTADGRTPLHLASQRGQYRVARILVELGADVHVTSAGLLTPLHAAAETGHTSTSRLLLKHGADGESRTALGCTPLHLAARRGHLATVRMLLEEGGDQRSADCSLRTPCHLAAEGGHCDVLKELLRRWPEVASAQDEGGLTPLHLAVRGGYTDAICLLLSRGTDGPPLSPASPGPEPTSPAPVPMSPAPGGPHRKVVILKLTEQEGREPPQDTANSPCPSAPC; this is encoded by the exons GGAGCGCAGCGAGCTCCTGGAGGAGGCCAATAAGATGGAGGCGGCGAAGTTCCGCTACATCCTGCCTGTGTATGGGATCTGCAGTGACCCTCTGGGCTTGGTGATGGAGTACATGGAGACGGGCTCCCTGGAGATGCTGCTGGCTTCCGAGCCTTTGCCATGGGAGCTGCGTTTCCGCATCATCCACGAGACGGCAGTGGGCATGAACTTCTTGCACTGCATGAATCCTCCTCTGCTCCACCTGGACCTGAAGCCTGCCAACATTCTTCTGGATGCCCACTACCACGTCAAA ATCTCAGACTTCGGCCTGGCCAGGTGGAACGGCTTTGCCAGGAACGACGATATGAGTCGCGACGGCTTCTGTGGTACAATTGCGTACCTCCCTCCTGAGAGAATCATAGAGAAGGAACGGGTGTCTGACACCAAGCACGACGTGTACAG CTTTTCGATTGTTATCTGGGGGATTCTCACACAAAAGAAACCGTATCAAG gtGAGAACAATATTCTGCACATCATGGTGAAGGTGGTGAAGGGCCTGCGTCCGGATCTGAGCGCCGTGCCCCGTAGCCGACCCCAGGCCTGCTCCGGCTTCATGGGCCTCATGCAGAAGTGCTGGAACTGCTCTCCAGAGGCCCGGCCCAGCTTCCAGG AGATTACATCTGAGGCTGAGGAACTGTGTTCCAAACCCAATGATGAGTCCAGAGTGTCAGTGTCTGACTCAGACTGCTCCCCGTGCCTGGCTCCTCTGAGCTCCGAACAG TCCAAGGAACAGAAGGCGGTGCGTCCGAAGTCGGCCATGCTGCCGGAGAAGGACTACACGCTGTCCGAGCTCTTGAGTCAGATCGACTCCGGCATCTCTCGTAGCTTCGACAACATCAAAGAGGGAGGTCTGGAGAGCAAGGACAACACCAGCAAGAGGCTGTCGGGCATCTCCTCCGTGGACTCGGCCTTCTCCTCGCAAGGCTCCCTTACGCTGTCGGTCGAAAATGAGAACTCCGCTATCG AGTCAAGTGAGCTGCAGAAGAAGAAACTGTGTGAAGCCATCCGCACCGAGGACATCGCTAAACTAATGAAGATACTTCAGCCACAGGATGTTGAATTGCTCCTGGATGGCGGCAGTACCCTGCTTCACTACGCAGTGGGGCTGGCCAATGAGGAAGCAGTGAAGTTCCTCCTGCTCAATAATTGTAGCCCGAACCAGCCGGACTCGCGCGGGGCCACACCCCTGCACGTGGCCACCGAGAACCGCATGAAGAGCGTGGTGGAGATCCTCCTGAGCCGCAGGAGCACCAACGTGAACGCGAAGGACGAGGACCAGTACACGCCGCTCCACTTTGCCGTGCAGAACGGCGACGAGGGTCTGACCCGCCTGCTCCTGGACCGCTCGGCCTCCATAAACGAGGTGGACGCGCAGGGCCGCACGCCCACGCACGTGGCCTGCCAGCACGGCCAGGAGAACGTGGTGCGCGTGCTCCTGAGCCGGGGCGCCGACGTGCACGTGCGCGGGAAGGACGACTGGACGGCGCTGCACCTGGCCGCCTGGAAAGGTCACGTGGGCATCGTCAGGCTGCTGGTGAAGCAGGCGGGGGCGGACGTGGACGGGCAGACGGCGGACGGGCGCACGCCGCTTCACCTGGCCTCGCAGCGGGGCCAGTACCGCGTGGCCCGCATCCTGGTGGAACTGGGCGCCGACGTGCACGTGACCTCGGCCGGGCTGCTCACGCCGCTGCACGCCGCGGCCGAGACGGGCCACACCAGCACGTCGCGGCTGCTGCTCAAGCACGGGGCGGACGGCGAGAGCCGCACGGCGCTGGGATGCACCCCGCTGCACCTCGCCGCCCGCCGCGGACATCTGGCCACCGTCAGGATGCTCCTGGAAGAGGGGGGCGACCAGCGCAGTGCCGACTGCTCCCTGCGCACGCCCTGCCACCTAGCGGCCGAGGGCGGCCACTGCGACGTCCTGAAGGAGCTCTTGCGGAGGTGGCCGGAGGTGGCCAGCGCTCAGGACGAGGGCGGCCTCACGCCGCTCCACCTGGCGGTGCGCGGGGGCTACACGGACGCCATCTGCCTGCTGCTGAGCCGCGGTACAGACGGCCCGCCGCTTTCGCCCGCGAGCCCCGGCCCAGAGCCTACGAGCCCCGCCCCTGTTCCCATGAGCCCTGCCCCTGGGGGGCCCCACAGGAAAGTCGTCATCCTGAAACTGACAGAGCAGGAGGGCCGCGAGCCCCCGCAGGACACCGCAAACTCGCCGTGTCCGTCTGCTCCCTGCTGA